In Thermodesulforhabdus norvegica, the DNA window AGACAGACCCCGGGGCTTATAACCTTCCCCTTTACCTTGCCTTTGCCGACCCGATGTTTTGCTCGGGGCTGATCCTTTCTCCGGGGATGTTCAAAGGATTTCGCTTTGTTATCATGGACGTTTCGCATACCGATGCCGATAGGGTCATTGAGCTGAACGCACCCGAGGATCTTTATGATATTGCGGCCCTTCTCCGAGATCCGGAACGCTTCGTAATTGAAGCAATTTATTCCCGTGAGACCGGGGAGCAGGCGGTGGCGGTAAGCACGACCCGGCTTCACAATATCGCCGGAAAGTATGTGGGCAAGGATGATCCCATTATGATCGTGCGCGTTCAGGGATCTTTTCCGGCAACCGGTGAGGTTTTGGCACCTTTCCATCTGGGACACTACGTGGCGGGATTCATGAGAGGTAGCCACAGCGGGCCTCTCATGCCCGTAAGGCAGAACACAACTACATCGTTTTTTGACGGCCCGCCGATCGTCTCGTGTGCAGCCTACTGCGTCCATGAAGGGCGTCTCACTGCTCCGGTGGATGCCTTCGATCATCCATTCTGGGATTACGTAAGGGAAAAAATTTCCGAAAAGGCCATCGAAATCAGAAGACAGGGCTTCTTCGGAAATGCCATGCTCCCCTTCAGTGAACTGGAATACGGGGGTATTGTAAAGAAACTGGAAGAGCTGGATAAAAGGTTCGTAACCAGATAAAAAACCTGCACCCGGTAGCCTTTGGGCTACCGGGCAAATCTTCCCCAGAACCTGCCGGAAACACAAATCAGCATCCAGGTAATTTACCCATTTAATTATCATCTGATCGGGATCTTCTCGCAAAATCTCTATTGACTTTTCGAGTGACGAGAGTATATTCCTGTATGGTAATATAGGAACATTAACGGGAGGTATCGACCATGTCAAAACCGGAAGCATTGACCAAAGACGATTACACCGAAGAAGTTATTGAGGAAAGCCAGATTAATTGGTCCGAAATCCGTAAGCCCCTCTTTCTGCTGGTTGCTTCATTTCTCATACTTTTCTGGCTCCCCGTGGAGATGGAAAAGTTTCGCAACGCAATCTACGAATCTCTTGCCCTTGCCCGGTGGTACGCCCGGGAGCACGTATTGACCTGCCTTGTACCGGCCCTCTTTATAGCAGGAGCCATAGCACGCTTTGTTTCTCAGGCGGCAGTTATGAAGTATCTCGGTGCCGGAGCCCGTAAAGTAGTTTCCTACGGGGTGGCTTCCGTGTCGGGCACAATACTTGCCGTTTGCTCCTGTACGGTTCTCCCGCTTTTTGCAGGCATCTGGAAAAGAGGAGCCGGGCTGGGACCGGCAATTGCATTTCTCTATTCCGGCCCCGCAATAAACGTTCTGGCCATAGTTCTTACGGCAAGAATTCTGGGATTACAGCTCGGAATTGCGCGGGCTATAGGTGCCGTAGCCTTCAGCATCCCGATCGGACTCATCATGCACTTTCTCTTCTATAAAGAGGAACAGGAAAAGGCTGCTGCGGCACTACACATGCCCGAGCCCGAGGTCGAAAGGCCTCTATGGCAAAACGCTACCTTCTTTGCCAGCATGGTGGGTGTGCTGATCTTCGCTACCTGGGGCAAGCCCGCGAGTCCGGCAGGATTCTGGAATGCCGTTTATCAGATTAAATGGTGGGTTACCGGAGTGTTTGCTCTCTTCCACGGCTTACTTCTCGTTGCGTGGTTCAACGTAAGGGCAAACAAAATTCTCATCTCTGCCGTGATCGTCGCCCTTTTTGCCTTCCTCTTCCCCCACGAACCCCTTGTGGCCTTTTCTGCCGGCATAATCTGCCACACCTTATGCCTCGTGACCACCAGGGGTGAGACCGAGTCATGGTTTCTGTCCACCTGGGACTTTACCAGACAGATTATGCCCTTGCTTCTCGGCGGGGTGCTTGTTGCGGGACTTCTTCTGGGACGCCCCGGCCATGAAGGGCTCATCCCGTCTCGGTGGGTGGAAAGCCTGGTCGGAGGAAATTCTCTGATCGCCAATCTTTTTGCTTCCGTCATCGGCGCCTTTATGTATTTCGCCACCCTGACAGAAGTGCCCATTCTTCAGGGGCTTTTAGGCTCGGGCATGGGTAAAGGGCCCGCCCTTGCCCTGCTTCTCGCAGGACCTGCTCTGAGCCTGCCCAATATGCTGGTCATAAGAAGTGTTCTGGGAACGAAAAAGACGCTGGCTTACGTATCCCTCGTGGTCGTGATGTCAACCCTGGCCGGTATGATCTTTGGAATGCTGGTATCCTGAATTCCGAACCGGAGGGATTTCCCCGGAGGTTTTCGGGGAATCCCTCGCAGTGTTTATTGCCTTCCCCACCGCTTCTTTCCATCTTGCTTGACACCCTGGAGATTGGCTATAGAATGTTCAAACAATGTTTACCGTGAATGGACTATAGATCGTCTAACCTGAATTCTAGGAAGGGCATTTGTAACTGAGGGAGATCGGATATGACAACAGTAGCAGAAAAGATCAGGGAATTGCTGGAACGGGAAGCAAAGATCAAGGAAATGGGCGGGCCTGAAGCGGTAGAGAAGCAACATGCCAAAGGTAAGCTTACGGCCAGAGAGAGAATCGAATACTTTTTC includes these proteins:
- a CDS encoding permease, producing MSKPEALTKDDYTEEVIEESQINWSEIRKPLFLLVASFLILFWLPVEMEKFRNAIYESLALARWYAREHVLTCLVPALFIAGAIARFVSQAAVMKYLGAGARKVVSYGVASVSGTILAVCSCTVLPLFAGIWKRGAGLGPAIAFLYSGPAINVLAIVLTARILGLQLGIARAIGAVAFSIPIGLIMHFLFYKEEQEKAAAALHMPEPEVERPLWQNATFFASMVGVLIFATWGKPASPAGFWNAVYQIKWWVTGVFALFHGLLLVAWFNVRANKILISAVIVALFAFLFPHEPLVAFSAGIICHTLCLVTTRGETESWFLSTWDFTRQIMPLLLGGVLVAGLLLGRPGHEGLIPSRWVESLVGGNSLIANLFASVIGAFMYFATLTEVPILQGLLGSGMGKGPALALLLAGPALSLPNMLVIRSVLGTKKTLAYVSLVVVMSTLAGMIFGMLVS
- the fbp gene encoding fructose-1,6-bisphosphate aldolase/phosphatase; amino-acid sequence: MKVTLTAIKADIGSVGGHIRPSNRVLETVENHLRQHHQGILIDYRVSYTGDDIAILCTHTRGVGDSKIHELAWNAFKAGTEVAKDQGLYGAGQDLLKDAFSGNIRGLGPAVAEMEFEERTAEPFLFFAADKTDPGAYNLPLYLAFADPMFCSGLILSPGMFKGFRFVIMDVSHTDADRVIELNAPEDLYDIAALLRDPERFVIEAIYSRETGEQAVAVSTTRLHNIAGKYVGKDDPIMIVRVQGSFPATGEVLAPFHLGHYVAGFMRGSHSGPLMPVRQNTTTSFFDGPPIVSCAAYCVHEGRLTAPVDAFDHPFWDYVREKISEKAIEIRRQGFFGNAMLPFSELEYGGIVKKLEELDKRFVTR